In the genome of Capra hircus breed San Clemente chromosome 17, ASM170441v1, whole genome shotgun sequence, one region contains:
- the MBD3L1 gene encoding methyl-CpG-binding domain protein 3-like 1, translated as MVKTSQRKHCDCGKLSKPKPGLNISIPLRMSSYIFKRPVTRITSHPSNEVRCYPWEETLDNPQQLYWQKRLQGLQACSSAGELLSPLDLAKALQKFAPHCPGESLPGVHTGGPNSTPMATPVWSSDLSQTIPGAGSGTPQLLCKQCLVTEEDIRNQERRVKTARERLAIAMVADRLAGEAEKV; from the coding sequence ATGGTGAAGACTTCACAGAGGAAGCACTGTGACTGTGGAAAACTATCCAAACCAAAGCCTGGTTTAAACATCTCAATCCCTTTGAGGATGTCCAGTTATATATTCAAGAGACCAGTGACTAGAATCACATCCCATCCCAGCAATGAGGTCAGATGTTATCCCTGGGAGGAAACCTTGGACAATCCCCAACAGCTATACTGGCAGAAGAGACTGCAAGGACTCCAGGCTTgcagcagtgcaggagaactgTTAAGTCCTCTGGATCTAGCCAAAGCCTTGCAAAAATTTGCACCACATTGCCCAGGTGAGTCCCTGCCAGGGGTACATACAGGTGGTCCAAACTCCACCCCCATGGCCACCCCTGTGTGGTCTTCAGATTTGTCACAGACCATCCCAGGAGCTGGTTCTGGCACCCCACAGCTCCTCTGCAAACAGTGTCTGGTAACTGAGGAGGATATCAGGAATCAGGAAAGGAGAGTgaagacagcaagagagagaCTGGCAATAGCAATGGTCGCTGACAGACTGGCTGGCGAGGCAGAGAAAGTGTAG